CTGCTATAATAAGAGAAATTATTAATCCTAACATAATACAAGAAGCTGTAAAAGTAAGTGAAGGTGTAGTATTTTTGTACCTGCGGCTCAAGGTTTGCAGGTAGGGAAAGGAATGGTTAATTTATGGGTAATAGGAAAGAAACGGTGGCAAAAATAATTGATTATATAGAAGAACATTTACAAGACAATTTAGATCTAGATGAAATTGCAAAGCAGGCGGGTTATTCCAAATATCATTTAGAGCGGATATTTGCTAAAGAAAATGGAAGTACCATATATCAGTATATAAAAAAACGGAGGCTTACTGAAGCAGCCAGACAGTTAGTATTTACAGATAAGCCAATTATAGAAATTGCCTTTGGTGCCAAGTATGAATCCCAACAGGCGTTTACCCATGCTTTTCGTACTTTGTATCAGGTTACACCTCAAATATACCGTGAGAATTGTGTGTTTCTTCCGGTACAACGAAGGGCTATTATGGAGAAGACCATTAAGCAGCATACACAAAAGCAACTGAAACAGCAATTAAAAGTTTATTTTAAGGAGGTTAAGGCAGCATGAGTTTAGTACCTTATGTCGTTGAGCAGACAGCCGCTGGTGAAAGAAGTTATGACATCTATTCCAGATTATTAAAAGACCGAATCATCTTTTTAAACGAGGAAGTAACCGATACCTCGGCAAGTGTTATTGTAGCGCAGCTTTTATTCCTGGAAGCACAGGATACAGGAAAAGATATTCATTTATACATCAACTCACCAGGCGGTTCAGTGCCTGCGGGATTGGCTATCTATGATACTATGA
The nucleotide sequence above comes from Anaerocolumna cellulosilytica. Encoded proteins:
- a CDS encoding helix-turn-helix transcriptional regulator; its protein translation is MGNRKETVAKIIDYIEEHLQDNLDLDEIAKQAGYSKYHLERIFAKENGSTIYQYIKKRRLTEAARQLVFTDKPIIEIAFGAKYESQQAFTHAFRTLYQVTPQIYRENCVFLPVQRRAIMEKTIKQHTQKQLKQQLKVYFKEVKAA